In Streptomyces chartreusis NRRL 3882, the following are encoded in one genomic region:
- a CDS encoding DsbA family protein, translating to MSDSSTVPAAPVLEVWCDLQCPDCRTALDDLRALRARYGNRLELRLRHFPLEKNKHAFAAAQAAEEAWEQGRGWEYAEALLGRVEELGRKGEPFLVEVARELDLDAEEFDTALIDGRHTLIVDADQAEGKAIGVTGTPTYVIGGERLDGGKSQEGLRERIEQIADRLLAGPEQE from the coding sequence ATGAGCGACTCCTCCACTGTCCCTGCCGCCCCCGTCCTCGAGGTCTGGTGCGACCTCCAGTGCCCGGACTGCCGCACCGCGCTGGACGACCTCCGTGCCCTGCGCGCCCGCTACGGCAACCGTCTGGAGCTGCGGCTGCGGCACTTCCCCCTGGAGAAGAACAAGCACGCTTTCGCCGCCGCCCAGGCCGCGGAGGAGGCGTGGGAGCAGGGCCGCGGGTGGGAGTACGCCGAGGCGCTCCTGGGGCGGGTCGAGGAACTGGGCCGCAAGGGAGAACCCTTCCTGGTCGAGGTGGCCCGCGAACTGGACCTGGACGCCGAGGAGTTCGACACGGCCCTGATCGACGGCCGGCACACCCTGATCGTGGACGCCGACCAGGCCGAGGGCAAGGCGATCGGCGTGACCGGCACCCCGACGTACGTCATCGGCGGTGAGCGGCTCGACGGAGGCAAGAGCCAGGAAGGGCTGCGCGAGCGGATCGAGCAGATCGCGGACCGACTGCTGGCCGGGCCGGAGCAGGAGTAG
- a CDS encoding CGNR zinc finger domain-containing protein yields the protein MLITHDTRCALDTVVDLVNTAPEDDTAPDGLPDVATLADFVRNHEISDVGVLSEFDLSAVRKIRGRFAAVFAAPDARTAAGQINELVAAAGTTPRLTDHDGYDWHVHYFAPGASIADHLAADCGMALAFFVVAGEQERLRRCEAPDCRRAFVDLSRNRSRRYCDSRTCGNRLHVAAYRARRKEAAG from the coding sequence GTGCTGATCACCCACGACACCCGGTGCGCCCTCGACACCGTGGTCGATCTGGTGAACACCGCACCGGAGGACGACACGGCACCGGACGGACTGCCGGACGTGGCGACCCTCGCGGACTTCGTGCGAAACCACGAGATCAGCGATGTGGGAGTGCTCTCGGAGTTCGACCTCTCGGCGGTGCGGAAGATCCGCGGGCGGTTCGCCGCCGTCTTCGCCGCCCCCGACGCCCGGACCGCCGCCGGCCAGATCAACGAGCTGGTCGCCGCCGCCGGCACCACACCCCGGCTCACGGACCACGACGGCTATGACTGGCATGTGCACTACTTCGCGCCCGGTGCCTCCATCGCCGACCACCTGGCCGCCGACTGCGGGATGGCCCTGGCCTTCTTCGTGGTCGCCGGGGAGCAGGAGCGGCTGCGGCGGTGCGAGGCGCCCGACTGCCGGCGGGCCTTCGTCGACCTGTCCCGCAACCGCTCGCGTCGCTACTGCGACAGCCGGACCTGCGGAAACCGTCTGCACGTGGCCGCCTACCGGGCGCGACGCAAGGAAGCGGCGGGCTGA
- a CDS encoding SsgA family sporulation/cell division regulator, with protein MNTTVSCELHLRLVVSSESSLPVPAGLRYDTADPYAVHATFHTGAEETVEWVFARDLLAEGLHRPTGTGDVRVWPSRSHGQGVVCIALSSPEGEALLEAPARALESFLKRTDAAVPPGTEHRHFDLDQELSHILAES; from the coding sequence ATGAACACCACGGTCAGCTGCGAGCTGCACCTGCGCCTCGTTGTGTCGAGCGAGTCCTCCCTGCCTGTGCCCGCAGGCCTGCGGTACGACACGGCCGACCCCTACGCCGTGCACGCCACCTTCCACACCGGAGCCGAGGAGACCGTCGAGTGGGTGTTCGCCCGCGACCTCCTCGCCGAGGGACTTCACCGCCCTACCGGCACCGGCGACGTCCGCGTCTGGCCGTCGCGCAGCCACGGTCAGGGCGTCGTGTGCATCGCCCTGAGCTCACCGGAGGGCGAGGCCCTGCTGGAGGCGCCGGCACGGGCCCTGGAGTCCTTCCTGAAGCGGACCGACGCCGCCGTGCCGCCCGGCACGGAGCACCGGCACTTCGACCTCGATCAGGAGCTCTCGCACATCCTGGCGGAAAGCTAG
- a CDS encoding TIGR02611 family protein has protein sequence MNTGSDEPGEVAVASDETGTDEVRSEQERALGSRAPEFVKARRLLHVSWQVGIFIIGLAVVVAGIIMLPLPGPGWVVIFGGMAIWATEFVWAQLVLRWTKRKVTEAAQRALDPKVRRRNIILTTIGLVIVAVLVGIYLWKFGVVMPWKIKDQ, from the coding sequence ATGAATACGGGGAGTGACGAGCCGGGCGAGGTGGCCGTGGCGTCGGACGAGACGGGGACGGACGAGGTGCGCAGCGAGCAGGAGCGGGCACTCGGCTCACGGGCACCGGAATTCGTCAAAGCGCGCCGCCTGCTGCATGTGAGCTGGCAGGTCGGCATCTTCATCATCGGGCTCGCGGTCGTCGTGGCGGGCATCATCATGCTGCCCCTGCCCGGGCCGGGCTGGGTCGTGATCTTCGGCGGCATGGCGATCTGGGCGACCGAGTTCGTGTGGGCCCAGTTGGTGCTCCGCTGGACCAAGCGGAAGGTCACGGAGGCCGCCCAGCGCGCCCTCGATCCCAAGGTGCGGCGCCGGAACATCATCCTGACGACCATCGGCCTGGTGATCGTCGCCGTACTGGTCGGTATCTACCTGTGGAAGTTCGGCGTGGTCATGCCGTGGAAGATCAAGGACCAGTGA
- a CDS encoding ABC transporter substrate-binding protein: protein MVNGRNVERRTILKAAGATAATLGLAATTGCGGDGGTSADGTVTIRYAWWGAEDRAERINKTIALFEKKYPKIKVKTDFQPYLDFWKKFNTQASGGNPPDVFQNAIGFLRKYDAKNVLLDLSEQVKAGNLRMDGFRAGLEKFGEIDGKLLGVPVGSNSMALVIDKPVYTRAGVKPEQGWTWDDFDAAMKKIRDKTGRAGDSGMYGVMYLYDPYLRQQGKAFFTEDGLGFTEADLTEWWTKAKKGVEEGVYADPKKVAQIKPKSAVAAELAGSEFTWDNFTVRYTSEGKSEYGLAPIPTTDGKKTGQYLGSLMLSASKRTQHPKEVAQFIDFMVHDPEVAKIMGYDRGVPATQAQYDAYKPADPVNKAIAEYEESLVEAGVLEPITPHPEGADICEAAFLRIAEELALGKRSVDDAVKQFFTESKTALGS, encoded by the coding sequence GTGGTGAACGGCAGGAATGTTGAGAGACGTACGATTCTGAAGGCGGCCGGGGCCACGGCGGCCACGCTGGGGCTGGCCGCGACGACCGGTTGCGGTGGCGACGGAGGGACCTCCGCGGACGGAACGGTGACGATCCGTTACGCGTGGTGGGGTGCGGAGGATCGCGCCGAGCGCATCAACAAGACCATCGCGCTCTTCGAGAAGAAGTACCCGAAGATCAAGGTGAAAACGGACTTCCAGCCTTATCTCGACTTCTGGAAGAAGTTCAACACCCAGGCCTCCGGCGGAAATCCGCCGGACGTGTTCCAGAATGCCATCGGGTTCCTGCGCAAATACGACGCGAAGAACGTGCTGCTCGATCTCAGCGAGCAGGTCAAGGCCGGCAACCTCCGGATGGACGGATTCCGCGCCGGACTCGAGAAGTTCGGCGAGATCGACGGCAAGCTCCTCGGAGTTCCGGTCGGTTCCAACTCGATGGCCCTGGTCATCGACAAGCCCGTCTACACCCGGGCCGGTGTGAAGCCGGAGCAGGGCTGGACCTGGGACGACTTCGACGCGGCGATGAAGAAGATCCGCGACAAGACGGGCCGCGCCGGCGACAGCGGCATGTACGGCGTCATGTACCTCTACGACCCCTATCTGCGCCAGCAGGGCAAGGCGTTCTTCACGGAGGACGGACTCGGCTTCACCGAGGCCGATCTGACGGAGTGGTGGACGAAGGCCAAGAAGGGCGTCGAGGAGGGCGTCTACGCCGACCCCAAGAAGGTCGCGCAGATCAAGCCCAAGTCGGCGGTCGCGGCGGAGCTCGCCGGCAGTGAGTTCACCTGGGACAACTTCACCGTCCGCTACACCTCCGAGGGCAAGAGCGAGTACGGCCTGGCGCCCATCCCGACGACGGACGGCAAGAAGACCGGCCAGTACCTCGGCTCCCTCATGCTCAGCGCCTCCAAGCGCACCCAGCACCCCAAGGAGGTCGCCCAGTTCATCGACTTCATGGTGCACGACCCCGAGGTCGCCAAGATCATGGGCTACGACCGCGGTGTGCCCGCGACGCAGGCCCAGTACGACGCGTACAAGCCGGCCGACCCGGTCAACAAGGCGATAGCCGAGTACGAGGAGTCCCTCGTCGAGGCGGGTGTCCTGGAGCCCATCACCCCGCATCCGGAAGGCGCCGACATCTGCGAGGCCGCGTTCCTGCGCATCGCCGAGGAACTGGCCCTGGGCAAGCGGTCGGTGGACGACGCCGTCAAGCAGTTCTTCACCGAGTCGAAGACGGCTCTCGGCAGCTGA
- a CDS encoding carbohydrate ABC transporter permease, protein MGTTVTHAPALEGLSQDSEPRHGPVKPARPAALKRRRRRENLAGYLFMSPWIAGFLLLTAGPMVASLYFAFTDYNLFDAPKWIGLDNFSEMFGDPRWRHSVQVTLWYVVVGTPLKLLAALGVALLLAQKRRGQAFYRAAFYAPSLIGASVSVAIVWKAIFSDDAIVDRTQQAFGISVGGWTGDPDMIIYSLVALTVWQFGAPMVIFLAGLKQVPRELYEAAEVDGAGKLRRFWNITLPMISPVLFFNVLLETIHSFQIFSSAYIVGGGAGGNACGPADGSMVYTCYLYVQGFENSRMGLASAMAWMLLVAVALVTAVLFWSQKRWVHYEEGAR, encoded by the coding sequence ATGGGAACCACCGTGACACACGCCCCTGCGTTGGAGGGCCTGTCCCAGGACTCCGAGCCGCGGCACGGTCCGGTGAAGCCCGCGCGCCCCGCCGCCCTCAAGCGGCGGCGGCGCCGGGAGAACCTGGCCGGCTATCTCTTCATGTCCCCCTGGATCGCCGGGTTCCTGCTGCTCACCGCGGGCCCGATGGTCGCATCGCTCTACTTCGCGTTCACCGACTACAACCTGTTCGACGCCCCCAAGTGGATCGGCCTCGACAACTTCTCCGAGATGTTCGGCGACCCCCGCTGGCGCCACTCGGTGCAGGTGACGCTCTGGTACGTCGTCGTCGGAACGCCGCTCAAGCTGCTCGCGGCCCTCGGTGTGGCCCTGCTCCTCGCGCAGAAGCGGCGCGGACAGGCCTTCTACCGGGCCGCCTTCTACGCGCCGTCGCTGATCGGCGCGAGCGTCTCCGTCGCGATCGTCTGGAAGGCGATCTTCTCGGACGACGCGATCGTGGACCGCACGCAGCAGGCCTTCGGGATCAGCGTCGGCGGCTGGACCGGCGACCCGGACATGATCATCTACAGCCTGGTGGCGCTCACCGTCTGGCAGTTCGGCGCCCCCATGGTCATCTTCCTGGCCGGCCTCAAGCAGGTCCCGCGCGAGCTGTACGAGGCGGCCGAGGTCGACGGGGCCGGCAAGCTGCGGCGGTTCTGGAACATCACGCTGCCGATGATCTCCCCGGTGCTCTTCTTCAACGTCCTGCTGGAGACGATCCACTCCTTCCAGATCTTCAGCTCGGCGTACATCGTCGGCGGCGGCGCCGGAGGCAACGCCTGCGGTCCCGCGGACGGCTCGATGGTCTACACCTGCTACCTCTACGTCCAGGGCTTCGAGAACAGCCGGATGGGCCTGGCCTCCGCCATGGCCTGGATGCTGCTCGTCGCGGTCGCCCTGGTCACGGCTGTGCTGTTCTGGTCCCAGAAGCGCTGGGTGCACTACGAGGAGGGCGCCCGATGA
- a CDS encoding carbohydrate ABC transporter permease, giving the protein MSAQATDATPRAGGLRHKLPGSLAWHIGSLLVLAVILYPVIWVIGGSFKKSEDIVGSLDLFPGDPIISNYTSLADGIADISISTFFYNSLFLAVGSVIGILASCSLTAYAFARIRFAGRNLLFTLMIGTLLLPYHVLLIPQYVLFRNMEMINTYTPLLLGKYLATEAFFVFLMVQFMRNMPKELDEAARLDGCGHVRIYWSIMLPLCRPALITSAIFTFINSWNDFMGPLIYLNEPDKYTVSLGLKMFVDQDAVANYGGMIAMSLVALLPVLAFFLAFQRYLIDGMATSGLKG; this is encoded by the coding sequence ATGAGTGCGCAGGCCACCGACGCCACCCCACGAGCGGGCGGCCTTCGGCACAAACTGCCCGGATCCCTCGCCTGGCACATCGGCTCCCTGCTGGTCCTCGCGGTGATCCTCTACCCGGTGATCTGGGTCATCGGCGGTTCCTTCAAGAAGAGCGAGGACATCGTCGGCAGCCTGGACCTCTTCCCGGGCGACCCGATCATCTCCAACTACACCAGCCTCGCCGACGGCATCGCCGACATCTCGATCTCCACCTTCTTCTACAACTCGCTCTTCCTCGCGGTCGGTTCGGTGATCGGGATCCTGGCGTCCTGCTCGCTGACGGCCTACGCCTTCGCGAGGATCAGGTTCGCGGGCCGCAACCTGCTGTTCACGCTGATGATCGGCACCCTCCTGCTGCCGTACCACGTGCTGCTGATCCCGCAGTACGTGCTGTTCCGCAACATGGAGATGATCAACACCTACACACCGCTGCTGCTCGGGAAGTACCTGGCCACGGAGGCGTTCTTCGTCTTCCTGATGGTGCAGTTCATGCGCAACATGCCCAAGGAGCTCGACGAGGCGGCCCGCCTAGACGGCTGCGGGCACGTCCGCATCTACTGGTCGATCATGCTGCCGCTGTGCCGTCCGGCCCTGATCACCAGCGCGATCTTCACCTTCATCAACTCCTGGAACGACTTCATGGGCCCGCTGATCTACCTCAACGAGCCCGACAAGTACACGGTCTCCCTCGGCCTGAAGATGTTCGTGGACCAGGACGCCGTGGCCAACTACGGCGGCATGATCGCGATGTCGCTGGTCGCGCTCCTGCCGGTGCTCGCCTTCTTCCTGGCCTTCCAGCGCTATCTGATCGACGGCATGGCCACGTCGGGTCTGAAGGGCTGA
- a CDS encoding diaminopimelate decarboxylase gives MTGQTPAAERRERILQEAVRQGLLDAERSQLAAFVDLDGVAATVDSLHRAFPTSPRVLHAFAAKANCLVPVLAELRRLGMGCEVATAGELARSLAAGFAPDRIVFDSPAKTETELRRALDLGVAVNADNHQELARIDRLLGGHAPVSRIGVRVNSQLGGGSIAAMSTATSTSKFGIPLADPGSRRRLLRAYHDHPWLTWVHTHAGSQGCPLDLMAGGVAQAVEFAEEVNASLGRRQVVGIDIGGGLPVNFADDETTPTFDTYVRQLRAQAPALFSGRYEIVTEFGRSVLAKNGFTAAYVEYTKSVGGRPIAVTHAGVQVATRTVFNPDAWPLRIEAHEPCGRAKRGGPVRQDIAGPACFSGDLLARDRALPLLAPGDLIAVPDTGAYYFSTPFHYNSLPEPAVHGVRTGSDGGVRFELLRPAQDPWDVPGPDGLGTPPRPWAHEPVHGVG, from the coding sequence ATGACCGGACAGACCCCCGCCGCCGAGCGGCGCGAACGGATCCTCCAGGAAGCGGTGCGGCAGGGACTGCTGGACGCCGAGCGGTCCCAGCTGGCCGCCTTCGTCGACCTCGACGGCGTCGCCGCGACGGTCGACTCCCTGCACCGTGCGTTCCCCACGTCGCCCCGTGTGCTGCACGCGTTCGCCGCCAAGGCGAACTGCCTGGTGCCGGTGCTGGCGGAGCTGCGGCGGCTCGGCATGGGCTGCGAGGTGGCCACCGCGGGTGAGCTGGCCCGCTCGCTGGCGGCCGGATTCGCGCCGGACCGGATCGTCTTCGACTCCCCCGCCAAGACGGAGACCGAACTGCGGCGTGCCCTGGACCTGGGCGTGGCCGTCAACGCGGACAACCACCAGGAACTGGCCAGGATCGACCGGCTCCTGGGCGGCCACGCCCCGGTGTCGAGGATCGGGGTGCGCGTCAACTCCCAGCTCGGCGGCGGCAGCATCGCCGCGATGAGCACGGCGACCAGCACCTCGAAGTTCGGCATCCCCCTGGCGGACCCGGGAAGCCGACGGCGATTGCTGCGCGCCTACCACGACCACCCCTGGCTGACCTGGGTGCACACGCATGCCGGCTCGCAGGGCTGCCCGCTCGACCTCATGGCCGGCGGGGTCGCGCAGGCCGTGGAGTTCGCCGAGGAGGTCAACGCCTCCCTGGGACGGCGCCAGGTCGTCGGCATCGACATCGGCGGCGGGCTGCCCGTCAACTTCGCCGACGACGAGACCACGCCGACCTTCGACACGTACGTCCGGCAGCTGCGCGCCCAGGCGCCCGCGCTGTTCTCCGGCAGGTACGAGATCGTCACCGAGTTCGGGCGCTCCGTCCTCGCCAAGAACGGGTTCACCGCCGCGTACGTCGAGTACACCAAGAGCGTGGGCGGCCGGCCGATCGCGGTCACCCACGCCGGTGTGCAGGTGGCCACCCGGACCGTGTTCAACCCCGACGCCTGGCCCCTGCGGATCGAGGCGCACGAACCGTGCGGGAGGGCCAAGCGGGGCGGACCGGTCCGCCAGGACATCGCGGGCCCCGCCTGCTTCTCCGGGGACCTGCTGGCGCGGGATCGCGCGTTGCCGCTCCTGGCACCCGGCGACCTCATCGCCGTCCCGGACACCGGCGCCTACTACTTCTCGACGCCGTTCCACTACAACAGCCTGCCCGAACCCGCCGTGCACGGGGTCCGGACGGGTAGTGACGGCGGTGTCCGTTTCGAACTCCTGCGTCCCGCGCAGGACCCGTGGGACGTGCCGGGCCCGGACGGCCTCGGCACGCCCCCGCGGCCATGGGCGCACGAGCCCGTGCACGGCGTCGGGTGA
- a CDS encoding helix-turn-helix domain-containing protein yields the protein MTDLEESAARSTGAEDRGTLERLLSVVGAGAVELHTAPAGLRTSVTGVHVLDALEPVIRPRELLLAVGVDARSAHAVDVVRRAGEAGAAGVVFGPGRPEPAARALQAAAEEGGTAVLFRTAWCTWAQLVGVLRAGLAAAGVPPVPATSGVRLGDLDSLADAVAALVGGSVTIEDTESRVLAYSSTEENVDEMRRLTILGRRVPPWRVAAMREAGFFQALWGAGDVLHRPAHGQDPERLVGAVRAGGEALGSIWVAAVAGRPLAPNAAETLRAAARTAAAHLLHHRTHSSEGRLVEDAARALLEDRGSVEVLAERASLPPREPCAVLAVGTGSGHEGDDDPSRLYGLLSLHCAALGHRVVVVPAGGRILVLLSGLDRDPGRADDQVTRLGESLAGQLSATIGTSVRVGLGDVVPGLARTPASRRSAELALQALIAAAGPRTVARSEDVADTVGILQVVDALREVALPPRTSVARLREFDAAHSGSCLVETLRAYLDHFGDVSAASRALGVHSNSLRYRLRRITQVSGLDLDSPDARLLAQLQLRLGEDADGSRP from the coding sequence ATGACGGACCTGGAGGAATCGGCGGCCCGGAGCACGGGCGCCGAGGACCGGGGGACACTGGAGCGCCTGCTCTCGGTGGTGGGGGCGGGAGCCGTGGAGTTGCACACGGCCCCGGCGGGACTGCGGACGAGCGTCACCGGCGTCCATGTGCTGGACGCCCTCGAACCGGTCATCAGACCGCGGGAGTTACTGCTCGCGGTCGGCGTCGATGCGCGGTCGGCGCACGCGGTCGACGTGGTGCGCCGGGCCGGGGAGGCCGGTGCGGCGGGTGTGGTGTTCGGCCCGGGCCGACCGGAGCCCGCCGCGCGGGCGTTGCAGGCAGCCGCGGAGGAGGGCGGCACGGCGGTGCTCTTCCGTACCGCCTGGTGCACCTGGGCACAGCTCGTGGGGGTGCTGAGGGCGGGGCTGGCCGCGGCGGGCGTCCCCCCGGTGCCCGCGACCAGCGGCGTGCGTCTGGGCGATCTGGACTCACTGGCCGATGCGGTGGCGGCCCTGGTGGGGGGATCGGTGACCATCGAGGACACCGAGTCCCGGGTACTGGCGTACTCCTCCACCGAGGAGAACGTGGACGAGATGCGCCGACTGACCATCCTCGGTCGTCGCGTGCCGCCCTGGCGGGTGGCGGCCATGCGGGAGGCGGGGTTCTTCCAGGCACTGTGGGGCGCGGGTGACGTGCTGCACCGGCCGGCCCACGGCCAGGATCCGGAGCGTCTGGTCGGCGCCGTACGGGCGGGCGGAGAGGCGCTGGGGTCCATCTGGGTGGCGGCGGTCGCCGGCCGCCCGCTGGCCCCGAACGCCGCCGAGACGCTGCGCGCGGCGGCCCGGACCGCCGCCGCCCACCTGCTGCATCACCGGACCCACAGTTCGGAGGGCCGCTTGGTGGAGGACGCGGCTCGGGCGCTGCTGGAGGACCGGGGATCCGTCGAGGTGCTGGCGGAGCGGGCCTCGCTGCCGCCCCGGGAGCCCTGTGCCGTGCTGGCGGTGGGAACCGGGTCCGGCCACGAGGGGGACGACGACCCGTCCCGGCTGTACGGGCTGCTGTCCCTGCACTGCGCGGCCCTGGGTCACCGCGTCGTGGTGGTCCCGGCGGGCGGCAGGATCCTGGTGCTGCTGAGCGGGCTGGACCGCGACCCGGGGCGCGCCGATGACCAGGTGACGCGGCTCGGCGAATCGCTGGCCGGACAGCTGTCGGCGACGATCGGCACGTCGGTGAGGGTGGGGCTCGGAGACGTGGTCCCCGGGCTGGCGCGGACGCCCGCGTCACGCCGGTCGGCCGAGCTGGCCCTCCAGGCGCTCATCGCGGCCGCCGGACCCCGCACCGTCGCGCGGAGCGAGGACGTCGCGGACACGGTGGGCATCCTCCAGGTCGTCGACGCCCTGCGCGAGGTGGCGCTGCCACCGCGGACCTCGGTGGCCCGGCTGCGGGAGTTCGACGCCGCTCACAGCGGCAGCTGCCTGGTGGAGACCCTGCGCGCCTACCTCGACCACTTCGGTGACGTGTCCGCCGCCTCGCGCGCGCTGGGGGTGCACTCCAACAGCCTGCGCTACCGGTTGCGCCGGATCACGCAGGTGTCGGGGCTGGACCTGGACAGCCCCGACGCACGGCTGCTCGCCCAGTTGCAGTTGCGTCTGGGCGAGGACGCCGACGGATCACGCCCCTGA
- a CDS encoding SCO7613 C-terminal domain-containing membrane protein → MPHGVTRTTLPVMTHLPPPAEELRLLDAELRQLESRRTQLLARRAWLVATLQQARQQPQQAWAQARTQPPPVAWSRPETAAPSVQNVLLVLGGVLLTLAAAVFTLVSWGHMGITGRALVLGAVTLAALAGPALLLKRGLRSTAESVAGLGLALTVLDAYALHEAALAGTDGTGYAAAAAAVLAGLWWAYGPLPATAALRLPLPCAVAAAQFPLLLWALSADAGPYVLSAALLATAGLDTVVALRVTAASVRICAVVGAYGTGGWGALGAGWLSVTADGPGAAVRAGALLLLAAAIALGAAWRVSGPDVRHALGLAAASGLLTVGALGGVARFGAPSEWAVPVHLAFGVALLAGLRAGRLLPDAVRHGVAWASAVVQALALLWALPVVALVVMGPAGRLGRVWGGAPSDARAAVAVETPWPSDAAAAPVVLLAVAAVLALAVPAERWRPRARLGALGLLWAAALLLPAILAVPHLAGMSVLGAMTAAALYLGRTTTSGARITALVLALVTAVDLTLVSLASRTATLVVLSVLTALPAAASWRASLAPFTAPAALVYATALASATGAAADWPPARTALLVLVVPVAAALLAPRLAASRATVPVEAVGAAAGLLAVVLAVTDPPLLALVLALCGVITAGTALRPDRRALGCAATALFVLAAWVRLAAWEVGTPEAYTLPVTVPALLVGALRRRRDPQASSWTAYGPGLAATLLPSLVAAWGDAQWTRPLLLGTAALLVTLLGARHHLQAPLVLGGSVLALVALHELAPYVVQVTGALPRWAPPALAGLLLLALGATYEQRIRDVRRVRAVLGRMN, encoded by the coding sequence ATGCCGCACGGGGTGACGCGGACCACACTTCCGGTCATGACGCACCTTCCGCCCCCGGCCGAGGAGTTGCGGCTCCTCGATGCCGAACTCCGGCAACTGGAGTCGCGCCGCACCCAGTTGCTGGCCCGTCGCGCCTGGCTGGTCGCGACCCTGCAACAGGCACGGCAACAACCGCAGCAGGCCTGGGCTCAGGCGCGGACGCAGCCGCCACCCGTCGCATGGTCCCGCCCGGAGACCGCCGCGCCCAGCGTGCAGAACGTTCTGCTGGTGCTCGGCGGGGTGCTGCTCACGCTCGCGGCGGCGGTGTTCACGCTGGTCAGCTGGGGGCACATGGGGATCACCGGGCGGGCGCTGGTGCTCGGCGCGGTCACGCTGGCCGCGCTCGCCGGGCCGGCGCTCCTGCTGAAGCGGGGGCTGCGGTCGACGGCCGAGTCCGTGGCGGGTCTGGGCCTCGCGCTGACCGTCCTGGACGCCTACGCCCTGCACGAGGCGGCTCTCGCCGGGACCGACGGAACGGGGTACGCGGCAGCCGCGGCGGCGGTGCTGGCGGGGCTCTGGTGGGCGTACGGTCCGCTGCCGGCCACGGCCGCGCTGCGGCTGCCCCTGCCCTGCGCGGTGGCGGCGGCCCAGTTCCCGCTGCTGCTGTGGGCCCTGTCCGCCGACGCGGGTCCGTACGTGCTCAGCGCCGCGCTGCTGGCGACGGCCGGGCTCGACACCGTGGTGGCGCTGCGGGTGACGGCCGCTTCCGTGCGGATCTGCGCGGTCGTCGGTGCGTACGGCACGGGCGGCTGGGGTGCTCTGGGTGCCGGCTGGCTGTCCGTGACGGCCGACGGCCCGGGTGCTGCCGTCCGGGCCGGCGCGCTGCTCCTGCTCGCGGCGGCGATCGCGCTGGGTGCGGCCTGGCGGGTCTCGGGGCCGGACGTACGGCACGCCCTCGGTCTCGCGGCGGCCTCGGGGCTGCTCACTGTGGGTGCGCTCGGCGGGGTAGCCCGCTTCGGAGCGCCGTCGGAGTGGGCGGTTCCGGTTCATCTGGCCTTCGGGGTCGCCCTGTTGGCGGGGCTGCGGGCCGGGCGGCTGCTGCCGGACGCGGTGCGGCACGGTGTCGCCTGGGCCTCCGCCGTCGTACAGGCGCTGGCTCTGCTGTGGGCGCTGCCCGTCGTCGCCCTGGTGGTGATGGGGCCGGCCGGCCGGCTGGGCCGTGTGTGGGGCGGTGCGCCGTCGGACGCCCGTGCGGCGGTTGCCGTCGAGACGCCCTGGCCGTCGGACGCGGCGGCGGCTCCCGTTGTGCTGCTCGCGGTCGCGGCCGTGCTCGCCCTGGCGGTCCCCGCGGAGCGGTGGCGCCCGCGAGCCCGGCTCGGTGCGCTGGGTCTGCTGTGGGCCGCGGCGCTGCTGCTTCCGGCGATCCTCGCCGTTCCCCACCTCGCGGGGATGTCGGTGCTGGGAGCCATGACAGCGGCCGCGCTGTACCTGGGCCGGACCACGACGTCCGGCGCGCGGATCACGGCCCTCGTCCTGGCCCTGGTCACGGCCGTCGACCTCACCCTGGTCTCCCTGGCCTCCCGGACCGCGACGCTGGTCGTGCTGTCCGTGCTGACGGCCCTGCCGGCCGCGGCTTCGTGGCGGGCGAGCCTCGCCCCCTTCACGGCTCCGGCCGCCCTGGTGTACGCCACCGCCCTGGCCTCGGCGACGGGTGCCGCCGCGGACTGGCCGCCGGCCCGGACCGCCCTGCTGGTCCTGGTCGTGCCCGTGGCGGCCGCCCTGCTGGCGCCGCGTCTGGCCGCGTCCCGGGCGACGGTGCCGGTCGAGGCCGTGGGAGCCGCCGCCGGGCTGCTTGCCGTGGTCCTCGCGGTCACCGATCCGCCGCTGCTCGCCCTGGTGCTGGCGTTGTGCGGCGTCATCACCGCGGGCACGGCCCTGCGTCCGGACCGCCGCGCCCTCGGCTGTGCGGCCACCGCCCTGTTCGTGCTGGCCGCCTGGGTGCGCCTGGCCGCGTGGGAGGTCGGCACGCCCGAGGCGTACACACTCCCGGTGACCGTTCCGGCGCTGCTGGTCGGCGCCCTGCGCAGGCGCCGCGACCCACAGGCCTCCTCGTGGACGGCGTACGGCCCCGGACTCGCCGCCACGCTCCTGCCGAGCCTCGTCGCGGCCTGGGGCGACGCGCAGTGGACGCGGCCGTTGCTGCTGGGCACGGCGGCACTGCTGGTCACCCTGCTGGGTGCCCGGCACCACCTCCAGGCACCCCTGGTGCTGGGCGGCTCGGTGCTCGCCCTGGTGGCGCTGCACGAACTCGCCCCGTACGTCGTGCAGGTGACCGGCGCGCTCCCCCGCTGGGCGCCTCCCGCCCTCGCCGGACTCCTGCTGCTCGCCCTCGGGGCGACGTACGAGCAGCGGATCCGGGACGTCCGGCGGGTGAGGGCGGTCCTGGGAAGGATGAACTAG